A genomic segment from Candidatus Binataceae bacterium encodes:
- the nuoF gene encoding NADH-quinone oxidoreductase subunit NuoF: protein MERYLTRWLDIPDLRRLSVYEAHEGYQAARKAFHELTPEQIINEVKASNLRGRGGAAFPTGVKWSFIPKDSKKPVYVCCNADESEPGTFANRYQLENDPHAIIEGILITCKAVGAHTCFVYLRGEFTLQKQRLDEAIAEAYAKGYLGKSVMGSGFAVDIYTHRGAGAYICGEETGLLESLEGKRAYPRNRPPFPAIAGAFGCPTVVNNVETLTNVPWIILRGADWYRSIGPEKSPGPKLFCLSGHVNKPGLYELPMGYPLKDLIYDVGGGILDGRQLKAVIPGGSSFPVFTAEEALKVNMDFDSVRAAGSLMGTAGVMVMHDGTCMVEALRIVAHFYHHESCGQCTPCREGTGWIEKLLTDLEAGRGNEADLDKLISIANNMEGNTICVLADSLSMPVKSFVPKFKDEFLAHVKLRGCPFGPRHVSRPLAAAS, encoded by the coding sequence ATGGAACGATACCTTACCCGCTGGCTGGACATCCCTGACCTGCGCAGGCTGTCGGTGTACGAGGCGCACGAGGGCTACCAAGCTGCTCGCAAGGCGTTTCATGAGCTGACCCCCGAGCAGATCATCAATGAGGTCAAGGCCTCTAACCTGCGCGGCCGCGGCGGTGCGGCCTTTCCCACTGGAGTGAAGTGGAGCTTCATTCCCAAGGACAGCAAAAAGCCGGTGTACGTCTGCTGCAACGCCGACGAGAGCGAGCCCGGCACGTTCGCCAATCGCTACCAGCTCGAGAACGATCCTCACGCGATAATCGAGGGGATCCTCATCACGTGTAAAGCGGTTGGGGCGCATACGTGTTTTGTCTATCTGCGGGGCGAGTTCACGTTGCAAAAGCAGCGGCTGGACGAGGCTATCGCGGAGGCTTACGCCAAGGGTTACCTGGGCAAGAGTGTGATGGGTTCTGGTTTTGCCGTCGATATCTATACCCATCGCGGGGCCGGGGCCTACATTTGCGGGGAGGAGACCGGGCTGTTGGAATCGCTGGAGGGCAAGCGCGCCTACCCACGCAATCGCCCACCTTTCCCAGCCATCGCCGGCGCCTTTGGCTGTCCCACCGTGGTCAACAACGTCGAGACGCTGACCAACGTGCCTTGGATTATCCTGCGCGGTGCCGATTGGTATCGCTCGATCGGGCCGGAGAAAAGCCCGGGTCCCAAGTTGTTCTGCCTCTCGGGCCACGTCAACAAGCCTGGCCTGTATGAACTGCCGATGGGCTATCCGCTCAAGGATTTGATCTACGACGTGGGCGGCGGGATTCTCGATGGCCGACAACTCAAGGCGGTGATTCCGGGTGGCTCTTCCTTTCCCGTCTTTACCGCCGAAGAAGCGCTCAAGGTCAACATGGACTTCGATTCAGTGCGCGCAGCCGGGTCTTTGATGGGCACTGCCGGAGTCATGGTAATGCACGACGGCACCTGCATGGTGGAAGCACTGCGTATCGTGGCCCATTTCTACCATCACGAATCCTGCGGCCAATGCACTCCCTGTCGCGAGGGCACGGGCTGGATCGAAAAACTTCTCACTGATCTGGAAGCCGGGCGCGGCAATGAGGCGGACCTCGACAAGCTCATCAGTATTGCCAACAACATGGAAGGCAACACTATTTGCGTGCTGGCCGACAGCTTGTCGATGCCGGTCAAAAGCTTCGTACCCAAATTCAAGGACGAATTCCTCGCGCACGTTAAGCTGCGCGGCTGTCCCTTTGGTCCGCGTCACGTTAGCCGGCCGTTGGCGGCCGCTTCCTGA
- a CDS encoding methylated-DNA--[protein]-cysteine S-methyltransferase, with translation MAQALAWNESKIKSSAPPYHRVPAELGELRTAVGPMLAVVGEQGLAMLQYLYHRSFDPALARARARLAEYFDLQPASAHIARLQAVLSAYFDGSGELQFPIDWRLIAGKFNRRALAIIQGLPVGTALTYRDLAAQAGSPAAPRAAGNAMHTNPIAIFLPCHRVIGSNGSLTGYAGGLEIKRALLRHEGFTLSANDRLLGAVWGDPERGLYCEPSCARRTPAQWLIFCGAPAARKAGLSPCPNCHPLI, from the coding sequence ATGGCGCAAGCGCTGGCCTGGAATGAATCCAAGATTAAGTCCTCGGCGCCCCCCTATCACAGGGTGCCGGCGGAGCTGGGCGAGCTGCGCACGGCGGTGGGACCGATGTTGGCCGTAGTCGGTGAACAGGGGTTGGCAATGCTCCAGTACCTGTACCATCGCAGTTTCGACCCGGCGCTGGCGCGCGCACGCGCGCGCTTGGCCGAGTATTTCGACTTGCAACCCGCCAGCGCCCATATCGCAAGGCTGCAAGCCGTCCTGAGCGCTTACTTCGATGGTAGCGGCGAGCTTCAGTTCCCAATCGATTGGCGCCTGATAGCGGGCAAATTCAACCGCCGGGCGCTGGCGATTATTCAAGGACTGCCCGTGGGTACCGCGTTGACCTATCGCGATCTCGCGGCGCAAGCCGGGTCGCCCGCGGCCCCTCGCGCGGCCGGCAACGCGATGCATACCAATCCGATTGCCATCTTCCTGCCCTGCCATCGCGTAATCGGCAGCAACGGCAGCTTGACCGGCTATGCGGGAGGCCTTGAAATCAAGCGCGCTCTTTTGCGCCACGAAGGTTTCACCCTCTCTGCCAACGACCGGCTGCTCGGCGCAGTGTGGGGCGATCCGGAGCGGGGCCTTTACTGCGAGCCTTCCTGCGCTCGGCGCACGCCGGCCCAATGGCTTATTTTCTGCGGCGCACCAGCCGCCCGAAAGGCGGGGCTGAGCCCCTGCCCCAACTGTCATCCGTTAATTTGA
- a CDS encoding 2Fe-2S iron-sulfur cluster-binding protein, translating into MPKITIDGKQLEVPAGINLITAAELAGVEIPHYCYHPALTVVGNCRMCLVEVEKAPKLQIACNTTVAEGMVVNTANTRVKTAQQAVLEFLLINHPIDCPVCDQAGECKLQDYYMDFDRAESRFPLGKKVHKGKAIDIGAGVMLDQERCVLCARCTRFLDEVTHTSELAFFERGDHNRIDIYPGRPLDNKYAGNIVDICPVGALTEKHFRFQARVWYLHRTASVCAGCERGCAIDIYHRNGKIYRFKPRHNPLVNGYWMCDEGRVSFERLQTESRLSRPLYQAGERLVAEDFTGAIERAAHALRQVGEAHGAGAIGLVVGAQSTNEEAFALKRFMRDVIGSQQFAALSVSPAGASGDDELLLRANKNPNSRGLAALDFKELGSLTTAAASGQLKALVVLRADLVGALGETTFLRDFGGLDYMLVLDTDLSPTAQMANQVWPIATFAELEGSFTNFQGVVQRLHQAIDPPGGARPAYEYVSALGQTLDGQQRAHTAADLFAEMAAAEPAFAGLSLDSLGEHGRQLAGA; encoded by the coding sequence ATGCCCAAGATAACCATCGACGGTAAGCAACTGGAAGTTCCTGCCGGAATCAATTTGATCACGGCGGCCGAGCTGGCCGGAGTGGAGATTCCCCACTATTGCTACCATCCCGCGCTCACTGTGGTGGGTAACTGCCGGATGTGCCTGGTCGAGGTGGAGAAGGCACCCAAGCTACAGATTGCCTGCAACACCACGGTGGCCGAAGGAATGGTAGTCAATACTGCCAACACGCGGGTCAAGACCGCGCAGCAGGCGGTGTTGGAGTTTTTGCTCATCAACCACCCGATCGATTGTCCGGTCTGCGATCAGGCGGGCGAGTGCAAGCTGCAAGACTACTATATGGATTTCGATCGGGCGGAATCGCGCTTTCCGCTGGGCAAGAAGGTGCACAAGGGTAAGGCAATCGATATCGGCGCGGGCGTCATGCTTGACCAGGAGCGTTGCGTGCTGTGCGCGCGCTGCACTCGGTTTCTGGACGAGGTGACCCACACCAGCGAGCTGGCCTTTTTTGAGCGCGGCGATCACAATCGGATCGATATTTACCCAGGCCGCCCGCTGGACAACAAGTACGCCGGCAACATTGTGGATATTTGTCCGGTGGGTGCGCTCACCGAGAAGCATTTCCGCTTTCAGGCGCGAGTCTGGTATCTGCACCGCACGGCTTCGGTGTGCGCCGGCTGCGAACGCGGTTGCGCAATCGATATCTACCATCGCAACGGCAAAATCTATCGCTTCAAGCCGCGTCACAATCCCTTGGTCAACGGCTATTGGATGTGTGACGAAGGGCGGGTCAGTTTCGAGCGTCTGCAAACCGAAAGCCGTTTGAGCCGCCCGTTATATCAGGCGGGCGAGAGGCTGGTGGCCGAAGACTTTACCGGCGCCATTGAGCGCGCGGCACACGCCTTGCGCCAGGTAGGCGAGGCTCACGGCGCCGGGGCGATTGGATTGGTGGTCGGTGCCCAATCTACCAACGAAGAAGCCTTCGCGCTCAAGCGCTTCATGCGCGACGTAATTGGCTCGCAGCAGTTCGCGGCGCTCAGTGTCAGTCCCGCCGGGGCCAGCGGCGATGACGAGCTGTTACTCCGAGCCAACAAGAACCCCAACTCCCGCGGGTTGGCGGCGTTGGACTTCAAGGAGTTGGGCTCGCTGACCACCGCGGCCGCTTCCGGTCAGCTTAAGGCGCTGGTGGTATTGCGCGCGGACCTGGTGGGCGCGCTAGGCGAAACCACCTTTTTGCGCGATTTCGGCGGGCTGGACTATATGCTGGTGCTCGACACCGACCTCAGCCCGACCGCACAGATGGCCAACCAGGTTTGGCCCATCGCAACCTTTGCCGAGCTGGAGGGCAGCTTCACCAATTTTCAGGGCGTGGTGCAGCGCCTTCATCAGGCTATCGATCCTCCCGGCGGCGCGCGCCCCGCCTACGAGTACGTGAGCGCGTTAGGGCAGACGCTGGACGGCCAACAGCGCGCGCATACCGCGGCCGATCTTTTTGCCGAGATGGCCGCGGCCGAGCCGGCTTTCGCCGGTCTCAGCCTGGATAGCTTGGGCGAGCACGGGCGTCAGCTGGCTGGCGCGTAA
- the thiO gene encoding glycine oxidase ThiO, producing MRVVIIGGGIIGGSIAWALARAGLQATILERARAGQEASWAAAGLLAPQAEAEGPGPFLHFCVEAKRAFEEILEQLIADSGIDPEYEPTSGVLYVALNEEERAELSRRAIWQRQAGLMVEELSAPAARAIVPQLSLATCAALYFRHDYRAENRKLTQAYLMAALRAGARLREESAVDRLLIQAGQVRGVVLIDGSEIEADAVVNAAGAWASQVKGAEVDRVNLFPIRGQILCFEALPTTLPVGLFSLRGYVVPRRDGRLLAGSTRERAGFSKYVTVEGMARIARGVRDLLPEMADLRFNQAWAGLRPAAEDLLPVLGPSPNLPGLYYAAGHFRSGVLLSAITGQIIAALLCGSRPRFDIAPFSPARFAKRG from the coding sequence ATGAGGGTCGTAATCATCGGGGGTGGCATCATCGGCGGCTCGATCGCATGGGCGCTGGCGCGTGCCGGTCTGCAAGCGACGATATTGGAGCGCGCTCGCGCCGGCCAGGAGGCCTCCTGGGCGGCGGCGGGGTTGCTGGCGCCGCAGGCAGAAGCCGAGGGGCCGGGTCCATTCCTGCATTTCTGCGTGGAAGCCAAGCGGGCGTTCGAGGAGATTCTGGAGCAACTTATCGCTGACAGCGGGATCGATCCGGAGTACGAGCCCACCAGCGGAGTGTTGTATGTAGCGCTCAACGAGGAGGAGCGGGCTGAGCTATCCCGGCGCGCCATCTGGCAACGGCAGGCGGGGTTGATGGTGGAAGAGCTCAGCGCACCGGCGGCGCGCGCGATCGTTCCCCAGCTTTCTCTTGCCACCTGCGCGGCGCTGTACTTCCGCCACGATTATCGCGCGGAAAACCGCAAGCTGACCCAGGCTTATCTGATGGCCGCCCTGCGCGCCGGAGCCCGTTTGCGCGAAGAGAGCGCGGTGGACAGGCTACTGATCCAGGCCGGTCAGGTACGCGGCGTCGTGCTCATCGATGGCAGCGAGATCGAAGCCGACGCGGTGGTCAACGCCGCCGGGGCCTGGGCCAGCCAAGTCAAGGGCGCCGAAGTCGACCGGGTCAATCTGTTTCCGATTCGCGGCCAGATCCTCTGCTTCGAAGCCTTGCCTACGACCCTGCCGGTGGGACTGTTTTCGCTGCGTGGCTACGTCGTGCCTCGGCGTGATGGTCGGCTGCTCGCCGGCTCGACGCGAGAACGCGCGGGTTTCAGCAAGTACGTAACAGTGGAGGGGATGGCGCGGATCGCGCGAGGAGTGCGCGATCTCCTGCCCGAGATGGCCGATCTACGCTTTAATCAGGCGTGGGCCGGGCTGCGTCCGGCCGCGGAAGATTTGCTGCCGGTGCTGGGGCCTTCTCCCAATCTTCCGGGCTTATACTACGCGGCCGGCCATTTTCGCAGCGGAGTGCTGCTTTCAGCGATCACCGGCCAGATTATTGCGGCATTGCTGTGCGGCTCTCGCCCACGCTTCGATATCGCGCCATTTTCTCCTGCTCGTTTTGCCAAACGAGGTTGA
- a CDS encoding RNA-binding protein has product MPSKLYVGNLAYSVTGSDLEALFSQVGEVQSATVITDKFSGQSKGFGFVEMASAGDAATAIQRFNDTELKGRNIKVNEAKPREAGFGGGDRGRSGGGGGGGGGAGRGRNRW; this is encoded by the coding sequence ATGCCCAGCAAACTGTACGTCGGCAATCTGGCCTACTCGGTCACGGGCAGCGACTTGGAAGCGCTGTTTTCGCAAGTGGGAGAGGTGCAAAGCGCCACTGTAATCACGGACAAGTTTTCAGGTCAGTCCAAAGGCTTCGGTTTTGTCGAAATGGCCAGCGCCGGTGACGCAGCCACGGCGATCCAGCGGTTCAATGACACTGAACTCAAAGGACGGAACATCAAGGTGAATGAAGCCAAACCGCGCGAGGCTGGCTTTGGCGGCGGGGATCGCGGCCGTAGCGGCGGGGGCGGCGGTGGAGGCGGCGGCGCCGGCCGCGGCCGCAACCGCTGGTAG
- a CDS encoding response regulator has protein sequence MALRGKKLVVADDDPDGRETLKILLELFGYQVRTARDGPTAVQEISCFQPAAAIIDVSMPGFNGYKVAQQVRAQSWGREIKLIALTGYGCEDDRQSASRAGFDVYLTKPLRADELKRFLKHHLGGE, from the coding sequence ATGGCCCTGAGGGGCAAAAAGCTGGTCGTGGCCGACGACGACCCCGACGGTCGGGAAACGTTGAAGATTTTGCTCGAACTGTTCGGCTACCAAGTTCGTACCGCCCGCGACGGACCGACCGCGGTGCAGGAAATTTCCTGCTTTCAACCCGCCGCCGCGATCATCGACGTCTCGATGCCGGGCTTCAATGGCTACAAGGTCGCTCAGCAGGTACGGGCGCAGAGTTGGGGCCGTGAAATCAAGCTGATCGCGCTCACCGGCTACGGCTGCGAGGACGACCGCCAGAGCGCCTCTCGAGCCGGATTCGACGTTTATCTAACCAAGCCGCTGCGCGCAGACGAGTTGAAGCGATTTCTCAAGCATCATCTGGGCGGCGAATAG
- a CDS encoding fatty acid desaturase: MSRFATAPAAENSPPLRHPRPGWEWPWWRTTRHDVAVLPWFILIHLTAVAGLIMFPLPGWRILLGTLALAWIGGIGTTVCYHRCLAHRALRIHPVASVALTFFAVFNGSGPPLTWVASHRTHHAYSDTERDVSSPSWRGFWWAHLRWLWQSAPPSVTRFCPELDRPFYRVWQTLQPLILALSYFGGLYFGLCAFFWLGAIRLVFTLHAQCFVNSICHSQPGVARGEDRSRNVPWLTFVHLFQGENWHRNHHQRPASARIGRTWRQPDSGYVVICLLEKIGFVSEVRHARSSEVGANARRATA, translated from the coding sequence ATGAGCCGTTTCGCGACCGCCCCCGCCGCTGAAAACTCGCCCCCGCTCCGACACCCGCGGCCAGGGTGGGAATGGCCCTGGTGGCGCACCACGCGCCACGACGTCGCGGTACTACCCTGGTTCATCTTGATCCACCTCACTGCCGTAGCCGGGTTGATAATGTTCCCGCTCCCGGGCTGGCGCATCCTCTTGGGTACCCTGGCGCTGGCTTGGATCGGGGGAATCGGCACCACGGTGTGCTATCACCGCTGCTTGGCCCATCGCGCCTTGCGCATCCACCCCGTGGCAAGCGTGGCGCTGACCTTCTTCGCCGTTTTCAACGGCTCCGGGCCGCCCTTGACCTGGGTCGCCAGCCATCGGACCCATCATGCCTACTCCGACACCGAGCGGGATGTCTCCAGCCCAAGCTGGCGCGGTTTCTGGTGGGCTCATCTGCGTTGGTTGTGGCAGAGCGCTCCCCCTTCGGTTACCCGCTTTTGCCCCGAACTCGACCGCCCCTTCTATCGTGTTTGGCAAACGCTCCAGCCCCTGATCCTCGCCCTTTCTTACTTTGGCGGTTTATATTTTGGGCTCTGCGCTTTTTTTTGGCTAGGTGCGATTCGGCTGGTTTTTACTCTGCATGCCCAATGTTTCGTCAATAGCATTTGCCACAGCCAGCCGGGCGTTGCCCGCGGCGAAGACCGCAGCCGCAATGTGCCCTGGCTGACTTTCGTTCACCTCTTTCAGGGCGAAAACTGGCATCGCAATCACCACCAACGTCCAGCCTCGGCCCGGATCGGACGAACTTGGCGCCAACCCGACAGCGGCTATGTGGTGATCTGTCTGCTGGAAAAAATCGGCTTCGTCAGCGAGGTGCGCCATGCGCGTAGTAGCGAGGTCGGAGCTAATGCCCGCCGGGCAACTGCGTAA
- a CDS encoding acyl-ACP desaturase, whose product MPVYRDEVYRIYLDFLEVAEKKRRWSVFDDIPWNQLDQARIPAEIGNRLEIFCAEEMYVPDYSSNGLELCRSMFGMAWFQATWACEESKHALALREYLTRSRLRSEAEFSALEDKVFAGHWQLPFSRARQMACYGALQEAATFLAYKTQRELARQSCDPVLEAIFFNLGRDEAAHAGFYRAVLDLELALDRPGTVSDLAYVLANFKMPGDGLIEDYRERLTSTGAGISPRLFLQHVLWPLLAGARIGRDEIKTALKQQAIEPAAPVRVLAAL is encoded by the coding sequence ATGCCGGTATATAGAGACGAGGTTTACCGTATCTACCTCGATTTTCTGGAGGTGGCCGAAAAGAAACGACGCTGGAGCGTGTTCGACGACATTCCTTGGAATCAACTGGATCAGGCCCGAATTCCCGCCGAAATCGGGAATCGATTGGAGATCTTCTGCGCCGAGGAAATGTATGTTCCCGATTACAGCTCCAACGGTCTGGAACTGTGCCGCTCGATGTTCGGGATGGCTTGGTTCCAAGCTACCTGGGCCTGCGAGGAGTCCAAGCATGCGCTGGCGCTACGTGAGTATCTGACTCGCTCGAGGCTGCGCTCGGAGGCTGAATTCAGCGCGTTGGAGGACAAAGTATTTGCCGGCCATTGGCAATTGCCCTTTTCACGGGCCCGCCAGATGGCCTGTTACGGTGCGTTGCAGGAAGCCGCCACGTTCCTGGCCTATAAGACCCAGCGCGAACTGGCTCGACAGTCGTGCGACCCCGTGCTGGAAGCAATCTTCTTCAACCTGGGCCGCGATGAGGCTGCCCACGCCGGCTTTTACCGCGCCGTTCTAGACTTGGAGCTGGCGCTGGACCGCCCCGGCACGGTGAGCGATCTGGCCTACGTGCTCGCCAACTTCAAGATGCCCGGCGATGGTCTGATCGAAGATTATCGCGAACGCTTGACCAGCACCGGCGCCGGAATCAGTCCACGCCTGTTTCTGCAGCATGTACTGTGGCCGTTGCTGGCTGGAGCGCGCATCGGCCGCGATGAGATCAAGACCGCGCTAAAGCAACAGGCGATCGAACCGGCCGCGCCCGTTCGCGTGCTTGCCGCGCTTTAG